In one window of Candidatus Stygibacter australis DNA:
- a CDS encoding DUF3800 domain-containing protein, translating to MQVYFDESGDLGWTFNKPYGDGGSSRYLTIAFLFIDESLKSIPKRIIKDLYRKRKQSSAIELKGCKLKEEEKEEEEFINKTKRMLKKYRSIKLAAITVKKENVAAHIREDKNLIYNFMTKLVIPEYVKGYQKVDLFPDPRSIKVQSTNSLKDYLQIHLWFELKVSTKLYKHTITSDNNLNIQFADVLANIIWESYELNKTMNKNNLLDMIDNRELFFKNFYEL from the coding sequence ATGCAAGTATATTTTGATGAAAGTGGTGATTTAGGCTGGACATTTAATAAGCCATACGGGGATGGAGGATCAAGTAGATATCTTACTATAGCTTTTTTGTTTATTGATGAATCCTTGAAGTCAATTCCCAAACGAATAATTAAAGATTTATACAGAAAGCGTAAACAATCTTCAGCAATTGAACTGAAGGGTTGTAAATTGAAAGAAGAAGAAAAAGAAGAAGAAGAATTTATTAATAAGACAAAGAGAATGTTAAAGAAATACAGATCAATCAAGCTTGCAGCTATTACAGTGAAAAAGGAAAATGTTGCAGCTCATATCAGAGAGGATAAGAATCTTATATATAACTTTATGACAAAATTGGTTATACCGGAATATGTGAAAGGATATCAGAAAGTAGATTTGTTTCCAGATCCCAGATCAATAAAAGTACAAAGTACAAATAGTTTAAAAGATTATTTACAGATCCATTTATGGTTTGAATTAAAGGTAAGCACAAAGTTATATAAACACACAATAACCTCAGATAATAATTTGAATATTCAATTTGCTGATGTGTTAGCTAACATAATATGGGAATCTTATGAGTTAAACAAAACAATGAATAAAAATAATTTATTAGATATGATAGATAATAGAGAATTATTCTTCAAAAATTTTTATGAATTATAA